One window of Cervus elaphus chromosome 2, mCerEla1.1, whole genome shotgun sequence genomic DNA carries:
- the PLAAT5 gene encoding phospholipase A and acyltransferase 5, giving the protein MGLSPAARGEGGRRLPRSLRSRVRPALGTASTGPNGTQPAPGLPAGPRSGRRGRGASPHRAATPGPGAFRGRSPGPSRPSDLQKEESVGSQALDQLLPKQPQQDTIEQGRSSVQQGEKPVVSLESTPNQKRTERNSTPKPGTAGRLTKQAAEDKPKPRPGDLIEIFRIGYEHWAIYVEDDCVVHLAPPSEEFEAGSITSVFSNRAVVKYSRLEDVLHGCSWKVNNKLDGTYLPLPVDKIIQRTKKMVNRIVQYSLIEGNCEHFVNDLRYGVPRSQQVEHVLMQGAKAAGAVLSAVVDSIRPKSVTA; this is encoded by the exons ATGGGCCTGAGCCCCGCCGCCCGGGGCGAGGGCGGGCGCCGCCTCCCTAGGTCCTTACGCTCCCGCGTCAGGCCCGCCTTGGGAACCGCGAGTACTGGGCCGAATGGCACCCAGCCCGCTCCTGGACTTCCAGCCGGGCCCCGGTCAGGCCGCCGCGGGCGTGGGGCTTCTCCCCACCGAGCCGCCACGCCCGGGCCTGGAGCCTTCCGGGGTCGTTCTCCAGGTCCCAGCAGGCCCTCGGACCTCCAGAAAG AAGAATCTGTGGGATCTCAGGCGTTGGACCAGCTTTTGCCCAAGCAGCCACAGCAGGACACGATAGAACAGGGCAGAAGCAGTGTCCAGCAGGG GGAGAAGCCCGTAGTCAGCCTGGAGTCCACACCCAACCAGAAGAGAACAGAGCGGAATTCAACCCCGAAGCCTGGGACTGCGGGCAGGTTAACGAAGCAAGCAGCGGAG GATAAACCAAAACCCAGACCCGGAGACCTGATTGAGATTTTTCGGATTGGCTATGAGCACTGGGCCATCTATGTGGAAGATGATTGTGTGGTTCACCTGGCTCCCCCAA GTGAGGAGTTTGAGGCTGGCAGCATCACTTCTGTCTTCAGCAACCGGGCGGTGGTGAAATACAGTCGTCTGGAGGACGTGCTGCACGGCTGCTCCTGGAAGGTCAACAACAAGCTGGATGGGACGTACCTGCCCCTGCCTGTGGACAAGATCATCCAGCGGACAAAAAAGATGGTCAACAGGATCGTGCAGTACAGCCTGATCGAGGGCAACTGCGAGCACTTTGTCAACGACCTGCGATACGGCGTGCCCAGGAGCCAGCAG GTGGAGCACGTGCTGATGCAGGGAGCCAAGGCGGCAGGGGCGGTGCTGTCAGCCGTGGTGGACAGCATAAGACCCAAATCAGTGACAGCCTGA